The Periplaneta americana isolate PAMFEO1 chromosome 10, P.americana_PAMFEO1_priV1, whole genome shotgun sequence genomic interval TCTATACTGTTatgagtagtaggttattttacgacactttatcaatatcttaggttatttagcatctgagtgagatgaaggtgataatgccggtgaaatgagtacggggtccagcaccgaaagttacccagcatttgctcgtattgggttgagggaaaaccccggataaaacctcaatcaggtaacttgccctgaccgggaatcaaacccgggccacctggtttcgcggccagacgtgctagccgttactccacaggtgtggactctatacTGTTATGATAATGTCAACTTCTTCTGATGAACAGATAATCTTTATGAGATAAACCTCGAAACTGAACAAAGCGATGGATAGTTAAAGGTGGATGGGAAAAGAGTAAGGTATGCTTGCATTCCAGTATCCTGCTTAATCCTAACAGGCCCTGGTCACAATTAGTTAGAACTAGCAGGGTTGTACTGTACGTGTGGATATTAGCACTCTGCAATAATGTAATTCAAACGATAATTGAGTAAGTTTGTGCATAGTTCCGTGTAGCACATGGCATACAGTGTGTTTTGACTGTATGTACATAAAAAGATAGATTAAATTTTATAGTACGTGTGAAGTAATCATTTTGAGACGAATAACTATTTGAGAAAGAGAGATATATTATATAGACTATAACAGTGAACTTTGTAGAAACTTGCAAAATAGtcgaaaaaagaaaagtaaatgagtaaatttgTGCATAGTTCAGTACAGCACAAGGCATACAATGGGCTTTGACTCTATGTCCATAAAAAAAGGACAGttaaaagtttataatatgcGTGAAGTTAACATTTTGAGGCAAGTGAATAAAaaggagggagaaaaaaaaaaaaaaaaaaaaaaaaaaaaaaaaaaaaaaaaagacacacacacacacaaacagggtgtgtgtgtgtgtgtgtgtgtgtgtgtgtgtgtgtgtgtgtgtgtgcatatatatatatatatatatatgcgttaTACAGGCTATACTAGTGAACTTCATAGAAACTCGCAAAATGGTCGaagaaaagtggaaaaaattGTTCTCCCCACCTAGTGACATTAAAAACACACATTGACATTTTACTGCATTTGGGACACACGGACTGCAAGAGACCTATCTGAGCTGCTGTAGCATATTGGTCTGAGTGCAACCACTTATTTTATGCAAGAATATGCCGTTGAACaaacagaagattaataaatgactgaaatttGTGAAGTCTTTGGCGGTTACAGTGTGAGTCATGGTTTGTGGCCTCTGACGTTATCTGATTTGGgacacctgttttttttttaatatgggaGAGAAGGTTAAAGACAAAGTAAAGAGTGTTTGTAGcacgaaaacacaatttcattcttTATGAAATGTGAAATGTTTGGTACTCCTTATTGTTTTCTCATGTTAAAAGTCCTGGTAGTAGtttaataattaactttatttcgTAAGTGAATGAAAGAGGTTTTTCGagtaatgtctttaatttttCCATATTCTCATTTTGAAACAGGCTGATGAAGAAAGATAGTATCTAATATTTACTGTATAATACCGGTAATACTTTAAGACACATTCAGAGTCGTTTCATTCAATTACAGCTGAGTATAACGTGGCTGTGACAAATTCAATGGCGTCCCTTCACTTTCAGTGCTGTATTCCCCTTCTGTTTTAGCTAATTCCATAAGTGCCATGGCACCCATCCATTTTAAATTATCTTCTGGCTGAAAATTATTTCCTGTTTCTGAGGGCCAAGAACCATACCTGTCTAGCGAGCTATTTTCTTCTGATGAGGGCTCAGAATCACCTTCCTTGTGAGCCAACATAAGTACAGTTGGTCTTGTCATATTGGCGTCTTTATCTGTTGAAGCTGAAGGAGTATCTATAGATGATAGCACTGCATAAGACACCGAATCTACACTGCTGCAGTCTACCTCATCTCTATCGTTCCATTGTAAAGGTTGGGCCAATTCCTGTTTCTCTCCCCAAAGTGACTGATCCTGACATGCTTCTCGTAGCCACCTCTTCTTAGGTTGTTCTTGACGGTAGGCATCAAGCTTCTTATGCTTCCACAGGTCATCCATATCTGACGTGGGATTAGGGGACAACTGTTCTTGCTTGACATTTGTTGAAATCTCATTGCCTGACAATGGCTGTTGCCAGCTTTTAACAGAACTGGAAGAATGGGATTTTCTGGGTGATTTGTGAACATTTTCCTGTTGTTCCATTTCATTTACCAAGCCTTTTCGGATTTTTGATTTTTTGGCTGGGGTTGGAGGAACAGAATCATTCTCTAATTCACACTTTCTTGATTTCGTTTTTCTTTCTGGTTTCTTAGATGGAGTTCTTTCTTCACGATCTTTTCTGTACCTGTAAGTAATACTTTCAAGTAAGAAATACACAATGGAATATCGAAGTAAGTGAAtgattattaatgaatttaaatactattatagtcacaatcatgccatggtatgaaagaaaaatttcacaacctcgagcgggaatcgaacctgcgacttcctgttctccggtcaggtgctctaccactgagctatcgagttcgactcacaccaaaggcttggaattatcctttcatactggcaactctgttatagagtactgtccatagcgtctgatatagtcagcactgcttatgggtgagAAGAAACTTTACAAAGTACAACTTTACAAAGAAAGTAAAGTTTCTTctcacccataagcagtgctgactagatcagatgctatgaacagtactctataacagagtcgccagtatgaaaggataattccaagcctttggcatgagtcgaactcgatagctcagtggtagagcgcctggccggagaacaggaagtcgcaggttcgattcccgctcgaggttgtaaaatttttctttcataccatggcatgattgtgactataatagtatttaaattcattaatatgtcacatgaACGGACGTATacacgtcatccaacatcgtaagatgaatgattattattttctgcCTAAGCTTCAAGTTTCCCTTATTCTCACCCTTgtcaatttatttatacactgCTTTACACTATTGAGGGTTTATTCTGATGGTCGTTGTTGAATCATGATTATTAGTCATTGTAACATTTCACTGTATCAGATTTTTGCTCTTCATCTGGGATAATCTAAAAGATATTCATTACTTGTGTACATAGCACTGGCACTGTCTCAAAGGTCAGTTAACCAAACCAGTTTTTTAAGACAAACTATTACCACAGAGGTCTACTTACAAATCTTCAGTCATATTGTGGATCAGTTAAAAAATGAGGAACTcaaagataaatttaattttcttggaAACCATATAACCTCAAGAAATCTTTGGCTGCTTTTTTCATATGGGACATATTTAAATGGAAAGTAAACGAAAAATTGTGCAATTGcaaacatcattttttttttatttcatttattgtgttccacagatctt includes:
- the LOC138707513 gene encoding zinc finger protein 367-like, with the protein product MELQTPKRLKSSEDIVSQLHRTPSTNDSMLYPWNWTEESQKMELSPSSACSSPEFAVRHESKRGRPRADAITNLMVEGSTSPSAIKCRFCNRVFPREKSLQAHLRTHTGERPYMCDYPGCTKAFTQSGQLKTHQRLHTGEKPFVCSEQGCSMRFTHANRHCPDHPLATLRRSDDFVLRPVASNPEQSSDVLRWLERYRKDREERTPSKKPERKTKSRKCELENDSVPPTPAKKSKIRKGLVNEMEQQENVHKSPRKSHSSSSVKSWQQPLSGNEISTNVKQEQLSPNPTSDMDDLWKHKKLDAYRQEQPKKRWLREACQDQSLWGEKQELAQPLQWNDRDEVDCSSVDSVSYAVLSSIDTPSASTDKDANMTRPTVLMLAHKEGDSEPSSEENSSLDRYGSWPSETGNNFQPEDNLKWMGAMALMELAKTEGEYSTESEGTPLNLSQPRYTQL